In Daphnia pulex isolate KAP4 chromosome 7, ASM2113471v1, one genomic interval encodes:
- the LOC124197515 gene encoding protein argonaute-2-like isoform X2: protein MGRKRKQTSGGQEGAETQAATEMEQQQPPAQAMAQLNLGSQQLPAGPQAMPQRPAGPQAMPQRPAGPQAMQQRPAGPQGMQQRPAGPQAMQQRPAGPQAMQQRPAGPQAMPQRPAGPQAMQQRPAGPQAMQQRPAGPQAMQQRPAGPQAMPQPPAGPQAMQQRPVGPQAMQQRPAGPQVMQQRPAGPPNVQQQRQPGPGQQAMQQQRPNAPTTSQFPQGMAQRPGAPQQPRPAAPQTQQPRPAAPQAAQPRSITPQTHRLVAQGAALRPPPRSVAGGEGTLGRPIKLSANHFAVIMKKPILYHYDVEVKPLPPKTLFKKVIVQFLESEARFKDIFPVFDLKKNIYTARRIPGLDSKVDIKFEFQELDRETPRLNEFIISLQPTGEVEIDVGALASYCQGGSGSSVDIPLRPIQALDIALKYGAAQRPTKVMLGSCLLSKPVGRSEDLGGGVEVWFGHFQSLRLGWKPFLNVDATQRAFLKSGLVHVIMADMFRARPGDRLDDRDYGDFHKKIATLKVSYNRGKYIATVGCNGIKGAANTEKFECDGKTITVQEYFETKLNMKLKYPHLPCVWVGSREKKNLVPMELCSIAEGQEYRRKLTDFQTSAMIKVAATPADVRKRKILDSVNGMQFAQDQYAQHFGISVDTQMAKIQGRVLPTPKLVYGDRECSSIIPKDGVWNMRNMKFIEAKAMNSFGLINITRCGDREINFFIEALTKAGREMGMSMGQLLFNRPCGARDLESNMKMAKQKFPQLQIIFVIINRKGDPAYEIVKRVGDLDLKITTQCIQQKNVVGRNGPDPSTMANICLKLNAKLGGINNLISRDFRPKMLLNEQVIIMGADVTHPGADQQDSGKPSIAAVVGSVDPRASQYCCEIRIQKSKQEYIEDMENMVYNLLRKFNRAAGATSTGKPQRIIFYRDGVSEGQFAKVLEWELSAIRKACMKLEVGYNPPVTFIVVQKRHHTRLFPEDQRDECGRGKNVPPGTIVDNTIVHPVEQDFFLVSHQGIQGTSRPTHYHVLWDDSKFQANDIQMLTYYMCYLFTRCTRSVSYPAPCYYSHLVAFRGRQYYDNLTGNRQAVSSTALQTHIDSTRDLSFMFFV from the exons AtgggcagaaaaagaaagcagaCAAGTG GTGGGCAAGAAGGTGCTGAAACACAAGCTGCCACGGAAATGGAGCAGCAACAACCTCCTGCTCAAGCAATGGCACAATTGAATTTAGGTTCTCAACAGCTCCCTGCTGGGCCTCAAGCCATGCCACAACGTCCTGCTGGACCCCAAGCCATGCCACAACGTCCTGCTGGACCCCAAGCCATGCAACAACGTCCTGCTGGACCCCAAGGCATGCAACAACGTCCTGCTGGACCCCAAGCCATGCAACAACGTCCTGCTGGACCCCAAGCCATGCAACAACGTCCTGCTGGACCCCAAGCCATGCCACAGCGTCCTGCTGGACCCCAAGCCATGCAACAGCGTCCTGCTGGACCCCAAGCCATGCAACAACGTCCTGCTGGACCCCAAGCCATGCAACAGCGCCCTGCTGGGCCACAAGCCATGCCACAGCCCCCTGCTGGACCCCAAGCCATGCAACAGCGTCCTGTTGGACCCCAAGCCATGCAACAACGTCCTGCTGGACCCCAAGTCATGCAACAACGCCCTGCTGGTCCTCCAAATGTACAGCAGCAACGCCAACCCGGACCTGGTCAGCAAGCTATGCAACAGCAGCGTCCAAATGCTCCTACGACTTCTCAATTTCCGCAAGGAATGGCCCAAAGACCTGGTGCGCCC CAGCAACCACGTCCTGCAGCTCCTCAAACGCAACAACCACGTCCTGCTGCTCCGCAGGCAGCTCAACCTCGTTCGATCACGCCCCAAACCCATCGCCTAGTAGCTCAGGGTGCAGCACTTCGCCCCCCTCCACGCAGTGTTGCAGGTGGTGAAGGAACTTTAGGTCGGCCGATCAAGCTTTCTGCGAATCATTTTGCCGTCATTATGAAGAAACCAATTCTCTATCATTACGACGTTGAGGTTAAACCTCTTCCTCCGAAAACGCTTTTCAA AAAAGTCATCGTGCAGTTCCTAGAGAGCGAAGCACGTTTCAAAGACATTTTTCCggtttttgatttgaaaaagaacatttaCACAGCTCGTCGAATTCCGGGCTTGGATTCAAAG GTTGACATCAAGTTCGAATTTCAAGAATTGGATCGTGAAACTCCTAGGTTGAACGAATTCATCATCAGCTTGCAACCAACTGGAGAGGTGGAAATTGATGTGGGGGCCCTTGCGAGTTACTGTCAAGGTGGTTCTGGTTCGTCCGTGGACATACCCCTTCGTCCTATTCAAGCATTGGATATCGCATTAAAATATGGCGCCGCTCAACG TCCTACAAAGGTGATGCTCGGAAGTTGCTTGCTTTCGAAGCCTGTTGGAAGAAGCGAGGATCTCGGAGGAGGAGTTGAGGTCTGGTTTGGACATTTCCAGTCCTTGCGTCTTGGTTGGAAACCGTTTCTTAATGTTGACGCAACCCAACGTGCCTTTTTGAAATCCGGCCTAGTTCACGTAATAATGGCAGACATGTTCAGAGCTAGACCCGGTGATAGGTTGGATGATCGTGACTATGGTgattttcacaagaaaattGCCACGTTGAAG GTTTCCTATAACCGCGGGAAATACATAGCCACGGTTGGATGTAATGGTATTAAAGGAGCTGCCAACACTGAGAAATTTGAATGCGATGGCAAGACTATCACGGTTCAAGAATACTTTGAAACGAAACTTAATATGAAGTTGAAGTATCCCCACCTTCCCTGTGTCTGGGTAGGAAGTcgcgagaaaaagaatttggtaCCAATGGAG TTGTGCTCGATTGCCGAAGGTCAAGAGTATCGTCGCAAGTTGACTGACTTTCAAACTTCTGCTATGATCAAAGTTGCTGCCACACCCGCTGATGTTCGCAAGAGAAAGATTCTCGATTCCGTCAATGGAATGCAATTTGCTCAGGATCAATATGCTCAACATTTTGGCATTTCGGTAGATACACAGATGGCCAAAATTCAAG GGCGAGTACTGCCTACGCCTAAGCTTGTATACGGTGACAGAGAGTGTTCGTCAATCATTCCTAAGGACGGAGTTTGGAACATGAGGAACATGAAGTTTATCGAAGCTAAGGCGATGAATTCATTTGGTTTAATCAATATCACTAGATGCGGTGAtcgtgaaattaattttttcattgaagCATTGACAAAAGCTGGTCGAGAAATGG GCATGTCTATGGGCCAGCTACTTTTCAACAGGCCTTGCGGGGCTCGTGACTTggaaagcaatatgaaaatgGCTAAGCAGAAGTTTCCACAACTTCAGATAATTTTTGTCATCATCAACCGCAAAGGCGATCCCGCTTACG AAATTGTTAAGCGTGTTGGGGATTTAGATCTTAAGATCACCACGCAATGCATACAGCAAAAGAACGTGGTTGGAAGAAACGGACCAGATCCGTCAACCATGGCCAATATTTGCTTGAAGCTCAACGCTAAACTAGGAGGAAtcaacaatttgatttcacgCGATTTTCG CCCTAAGATGTTATTGAACGAACAAGTCATCATCATGGGAGCTGATGTGACGCATCCTGGTGCAGATCAACAAGATTCTGGTAAACCTTCTATCGCAGCCGTCGTAGGAAGTGTTGATCCCCGCGCCTCGCAATACTGCTGCGAGATcagaattcaaaaatcaaagcaGGAGTACATTGAAGACATGGAGAATATGGTTTACAATTTGCTGCGGAAATTTAACAGGGCGGCTGGAGCAACTTCAACTGGCAAGCCACAACGGATCATTTTTTACCGTGATGGTGTGAGCGAAGGCCAATTCGCTAAA GTTCTTGAATGGGAGCTTAGCGCCATTCGCAAGGCTTGCATGAAACTGGAAGTTGGCTACAATCCACCTGTAACTTTCATCGTTGTCCAGAAGCGCCACCATACTCGTCTTTTTCCGGAAGATCAGAGGGATGAG TGTGGCCGTGGAAAGAACGTCCCACCTGGAACAATTGTCGATAACACGATCGTGCATCCCGTTGAGCAAGACTTTTTCCTCGTTTCACACCAAGGAATTCAG GGTACTAGTCGGCCGACGCATTATCACGTTCTCTGGGATGATAGCAAGTTTCAGGCTAACGACATTCAGATGCTGACATATTACATGTGCTATCTATTTACCCGATGCACTCGCTCTGTATCGTATCCAGCCCCATGCTATTATTCGCATCTTGTTGCTTTCCGTGGACGCCAGTACTATGACAA tttgacTGGAAATCGTCAAGCTGTGTCTTCAACTGCTCTGCAGACTCATATCGATTCAACCCGTGATTTGAGCTTCATGTTTTTCGTTTAG
- the LOC124197522 gene encoding rRNA-processing protein FYV7-like, whose amino-acid sequence MESQGQHHEGKGKRNFNKKKWRETQYSHKERVSEWESKRKEAVKRKYRKMLKKDESTSTVQTTYQLYNAEEGNVNGYSEPPRQRLSEFQRAKLEYERIQGLKEEARQEREQKIKEREIAIIKSKQMRLERIKKLTQKTKKGQPVMKGRIEILLQKIQKQVANDS is encoded by the exons atggaatcacaAGGACAACATcatgaaggaaaaggaaaacgaaacttcaataaaaagaagtgGCGTGAAACTCAATACAGTCATAAAGAAAGAg tgtcggaatgggagagcaaaagaaaagaagccgTGAAAAGGAAATACAGAAAGATGCTGAAGAAAGATGAATCCACTTCTACAGTTCAAACCACATATCAATTGTACAATGCAGAGGAAGGAAATGTTAATGGTTATTCAGAACCACCTCGTCAAAG gtTGTCAGAGTTTCAGAGGGCCAAACTTGAATACGAGCGCATTCAAGGTCTCAAAGAAGAAGCAAGACAGGAAAGAGAACAGAAAATTAAGGAAAGAGAGATTGCCATCATTAAGAGTAAGCAGATGAGATTAGAACGAATCAAGAAGCTGACACAGAAAACCAAGAAAGGACAGCCAGTAATGAAGGGTAGAATAGAAAttcttcttcagaaaattcaaaaacaggTTGCTAATGACAGTTGA
- the LOC124197515 gene encoding protein argonaute-2-like isoform X1 gives MGRKRKQTSGGQEGAETQAATEMEQQQPPAQAMAQLNLGSQQLPAGPQAMPQRPAGPQAMPQRPAGPQAMQQRPAGPQGMQQRPAGPQAMQQRPAGPQAMQQRPAGPQAMPQRPAGPQAMQQRPAGPQAMQQRPAGPQAMQQRPAGPQAMPQPPAGPQAMQQRPVGPQAMQQRPAGPQVMQQRPAGPPNVQQQRQPGPGQQAMQQQRPNAPTTSQFPQGMAQRPGAPQQPRPAAPQTQQPRPAAPQTQQPRPAAPQAAQPRSITPQTHRLVAQGAALRPPPRSVAGGEGTLGRPIKLSANHFAVIMKKPILYHYDVEVKPLPPKTLFKKVIVQFLESEARFKDIFPVFDLKKNIYTARRIPGLDSKVDIKFEFQELDRETPRLNEFIISLQPTGEVEIDVGALASYCQGGSGSSVDIPLRPIQALDIALKYGAAQRPTKVMLGSCLLSKPVGRSEDLGGGVEVWFGHFQSLRLGWKPFLNVDATQRAFLKSGLVHVIMADMFRARPGDRLDDRDYGDFHKKIATLKVSYNRGKYIATVGCNGIKGAANTEKFECDGKTITVQEYFETKLNMKLKYPHLPCVWVGSREKKNLVPMELCSIAEGQEYRRKLTDFQTSAMIKVAATPADVRKRKILDSVNGMQFAQDQYAQHFGISVDTQMAKIQGRVLPTPKLVYGDRECSSIIPKDGVWNMRNMKFIEAKAMNSFGLINITRCGDREINFFIEALTKAGREMGMSMGQLLFNRPCGARDLESNMKMAKQKFPQLQIIFVIINRKGDPAYEIVKRVGDLDLKITTQCIQQKNVVGRNGPDPSTMANICLKLNAKLGGINNLISRDFRPKMLLNEQVIIMGADVTHPGADQQDSGKPSIAAVVGSVDPRASQYCCEIRIQKSKQEYIEDMENMVYNLLRKFNRAAGATSTGKPQRIIFYRDGVSEGQFAKVLEWELSAIRKACMKLEVGYNPPVTFIVVQKRHHTRLFPEDQRDECGRGKNVPPGTIVDNTIVHPVEQDFFLVSHQGIQGTSRPTHYHVLWDDSKFQANDIQMLTYYMCYLFTRCTRSVSYPAPCYYSHLVAFRGRQYYDNLTGNRQAVSSTALQTHIDSTRDLSFMFFV, from the exons AtgggcagaaaaagaaagcagaCAAGTG GTGGGCAAGAAGGTGCTGAAACACAAGCTGCCACGGAAATGGAGCAGCAACAACCTCCTGCTCAAGCAATGGCACAATTGAATTTAGGTTCTCAACAGCTCCCTGCTGGGCCTCAAGCCATGCCACAACGTCCTGCTGGACCCCAAGCCATGCCACAACGTCCTGCTGGACCCCAAGCCATGCAACAACGTCCTGCTGGACCCCAAGGCATGCAACAACGTCCTGCTGGACCCCAAGCCATGCAACAACGTCCTGCTGGACCCCAAGCCATGCAACAACGTCCTGCTGGACCCCAAGCCATGCCACAGCGTCCTGCTGGACCCCAAGCCATGCAACAGCGTCCTGCTGGACCCCAAGCCATGCAACAACGTCCTGCTGGACCCCAAGCCATGCAACAGCGCCCTGCTGGGCCACAAGCCATGCCACAGCCCCCTGCTGGACCCCAAGCCATGCAACAGCGTCCTGTTGGACCCCAAGCCATGCAACAACGTCCTGCTGGACCCCAAGTCATGCAACAACGCCCTGCTGGTCCTCCAAATGTACAGCAGCAACGCCAACCCGGACCTGGTCAGCAAGCTATGCAACAGCAGCGTCCAAATGCTCCTACGACTTCTCAATTTCCGCAAGGAATGGCCCAAAGACCTGGTGCGCCCCAGCAACCACGTCCTGCAGCTCCTCAAACGCAGCAACCACGTCCTGCAGCTCCTCAAACGCAACAACCACGTCCTGCTGCTCCGCAGGCAGCTCAACCTCGTTCGATCACGCCCCAAACCCATCGCCTAGTAGCTCAGGGTGCAGCACTTCGCCCCCCTCCACGCAGTGTTGCAGGTGGTGAAGGAACTTTAGGTCGGCCGATCAAGCTTTCTGCGAATCATTTTGCCGTCATTATGAAGAAACCAATTCTCTATCATTACGACGTTGAGGTTAAACCTCTTCCTCCGAAAACGCTTTTCAA AAAAGTCATCGTGCAGTTCCTAGAGAGCGAAGCACGTTTCAAAGACATTTTTCCggtttttgatttgaaaaagaacatttaCACAGCTCGTCGAATTCCGGGCTTGGATTCAAAG GTTGACATCAAGTTCGAATTTCAAGAATTGGATCGTGAAACTCCTAGGTTGAACGAATTCATCATCAGCTTGCAACCAACTGGAGAGGTGGAAATTGATGTGGGGGCCCTTGCGAGTTACTGTCAAGGTGGTTCTGGTTCGTCCGTGGACATACCCCTTCGTCCTATTCAAGCATTGGATATCGCATTAAAATATGGCGCCGCTCAACG TCCTACAAAGGTGATGCTCGGAAGTTGCTTGCTTTCGAAGCCTGTTGGAAGAAGCGAGGATCTCGGAGGAGGAGTTGAGGTCTGGTTTGGACATTTCCAGTCCTTGCGTCTTGGTTGGAAACCGTTTCTTAATGTTGACGCAACCCAACGTGCCTTTTTGAAATCCGGCCTAGTTCACGTAATAATGGCAGACATGTTCAGAGCTAGACCCGGTGATAGGTTGGATGATCGTGACTATGGTgattttcacaagaaaattGCCACGTTGAAG GTTTCCTATAACCGCGGGAAATACATAGCCACGGTTGGATGTAATGGTATTAAAGGAGCTGCCAACACTGAGAAATTTGAATGCGATGGCAAGACTATCACGGTTCAAGAATACTTTGAAACGAAACTTAATATGAAGTTGAAGTATCCCCACCTTCCCTGTGTCTGGGTAGGAAGTcgcgagaaaaagaatttggtaCCAATGGAG TTGTGCTCGATTGCCGAAGGTCAAGAGTATCGTCGCAAGTTGACTGACTTTCAAACTTCTGCTATGATCAAAGTTGCTGCCACACCCGCTGATGTTCGCAAGAGAAAGATTCTCGATTCCGTCAATGGAATGCAATTTGCTCAGGATCAATATGCTCAACATTTTGGCATTTCGGTAGATACACAGATGGCCAAAATTCAAG GGCGAGTACTGCCTACGCCTAAGCTTGTATACGGTGACAGAGAGTGTTCGTCAATCATTCCTAAGGACGGAGTTTGGAACATGAGGAACATGAAGTTTATCGAAGCTAAGGCGATGAATTCATTTGGTTTAATCAATATCACTAGATGCGGTGAtcgtgaaattaattttttcattgaagCATTGACAAAAGCTGGTCGAGAAATGG GCATGTCTATGGGCCAGCTACTTTTCAACAGGCCTTGCGGGGCTCGTGACTTggaaagcaatatgaaaatgGCTAAGCAGAAGTTTCCACAACTTCAGATAATTTTTGTCATCATCAACCGCAAAGGCGATCCCGCTTACG AAATTGTTAAGCGTGTTGGGGATTTAGATCTTAAGATCACCACGCAATGCATACAGCAAAAGAACGTGGTTGGAAGAAACGGACCAGATCCGTCAACCATGGCCAATATTTGCTTGAAGCTCAACGCTAAACTAGGAGGAAtcaacaatttgatttcacgCGATTTTCG CCCTAAGATGTTATTGAACGAACAAGTCATCATCATGGGAGCTGATGTGACGCATCCTGGTGCAGATCAACAAGATTCTGGTAAACCTTCTATCGCAGCCGTCGTAGGAAGTGTTGATCCCCGCGCCTCGCAATACTGCTGCGAGATcagaattcaaaaatcaaagcaGGAGTACATTGAAGACATGGAGAATATGGTTTACAATTTGCTGCGGAAATTTAACAGGGCGGCTGGAGCAACTTCAACTGGCAAGCCACAACGGATCATTTTTTACCGTGATGGTGTGAGCGAAGGCCAATTCGCTAAA GTTCTTGAATGGGAGCTTAGCGCCATTCGCAAGGCTTGCATGAAACTGGAAGTTGGCTACAATCCACCTGTAACTTTCATCGTTGTCCAGAAGCGCCACCATACTCGTCTTTTTCCGGAAGATCAGAGGGATGAG TGTGGCCGTGGAAAGAACGTCCCACCTGGAACAATTGTCGATAACACGATCGTGCATCCCGTTGAGCAAGACTTTTTCCTCGTTTCACACCAAGGAATTCAG GGTACTAGTCGGCCGACGCATTATCACGTTCTCTGGGATGATAGCAAGTTTCAGGCTAACGACATTCAGATGCTGACATATTACATGTGCTATCTATTTACCCGATGCACTCGCTCTGTATCGTATCCAGCCCCATGCTATTATTCGCATCTTGTTGCTTTCCGTGGACGCCAGTACTATGACAA tttgacTGGAAATCGTCAAGCTGTGTCTTCAACTGCTCTGCAGACTCATATCGATTCAACCCGTGATTTGAGCTTCATGTTTTTCGTTTAG
- the LOC124197515 gene encoding protein argonaute-2-like isoform X3: MEQQQPPAQAMAQLNLGSQQLPAGPQAMPQRPAGPQAMPQRPAGPQAMQQRPAGPQGMQQRPAGPQAMQQRPAGPQAMQQRPAGPQAMPQRPAGPQAMQQRPAGPQAMQQRPAGPQAMQQRPAGPQAMPQPPAGPQAMQQRPVGPQAMQQRPAGPQVMQQRPAGPPNVQQQRQPGPGQQAMQQQRPNAPTTSQFPQGMAQRPGAPQQPRPAAPQTQQPRPAAPQTQQPRPAAPQAAQPRSITPQTHRLVAQGAALRPPPRSVAGGEGTLGRPIKLSANHFAVIMKKPILYHYDVEVKPLPPKTLFKKVIVQFLESEARFKDIFPVFDLKKNIYTARRIPGLDSKVDIKFEFQELDRETPRLNEFIISLQPTGEVEIDVGALASYCQGGSGSSVDIPLRPIQALDIALKYGAAQRPTKVMLGSCLLSKPVGRSEDLGGGVEVWFGHFQSLRLGWKPFLNVDATQRAFLKSGLVHVIMADMFRARPGDRLDDRDYGDFHKKIATLKVSYNRGKYIATVGCNGIKGAANTEKFECDGKTITVQEYFETKLNMKLKYPHLPCVWVGSREKKNLVPMELCSIAEGQEYRRKLTDFQTSAMIKVAATPADVRKRKILDSVNGMQFAQDQYAQHFGISVDTQMAKIQGRVLPTPKLVYGDRECSSIIPKDGVWNMRNMKFIEAKAMNSFGLINITRCGDREINFFIEALTKAGREMGMSMGQLLFNRPCGARDLESNMKMAKQKFPQLQIIFVIINRKGDPAYEIVKRVGDLDLKITTQCIQQKNVVGRNGPDPSTMANICLKLNAKLGGINNLISRDFRPKMLLNEQVIIMGADVTHPGADQQDSGKPSIAAVVGSVDPRASQYCCEIRIQKSKQEYIEDMENMVYNLLRKFNRAAGATSTGKPQRIIFYRDGVSEGQFAKVLEWELSAIRKACMKLEVGYNPPVTFIVVQKRHHTRLFPEDQRDECGRGKNVPPGTIVDNTIVHPVEQDFFLVSHQGIQGTSRPTHYHVLWDDSKFQANDIQMLTYYMCYLFTRCTRSVSYPAPCYYSHLVAFRGRQYYDNLTGNRQAVSSTALQTHIDSTRDLSFMFFV; the protein is encoded by the exons ATGGAGCAGCAACAACCTCCTGCTCAAGCAATGGCACAATTGAATTTAGGTTCTCAACAGCTCCCTGCTGGGCCTCAAGCCATGCCACAACGTCCTGCTGGACCCCAAGCCATGCCACAACGTCCTGCTGGACCCCAAGCCATGCAACAACGTCCTGCTGGACCCCAAGGCATGCAACAACGTCCTGCTGGACCCCAAGCCATGCAACAACGTCCTGCTGGACCCCAAGCCATGCAACAACGTCCTGCTGGACCCCAAGCCATGCCACAGCGTCCTGCTGGACCCCAAGCCATGCAACAGCGTCCTGCTGGACCCCAAGCCATGCAACAACGTCCTGCTGGACCCCAAGCCATGCAACAGCGCCCTGCTGGGCCACAAGCCATGCCACAGCCCCCTGCTGGACCCCAAGCCATGCAACAGCGTCCTGTTGGACCCCAAGCCATGCAACAACGTCCTGCTGGACCCCAAGTCATGCAACAACGCCCTGCTGGTCCTCCAAATGTACAGCAGCAACGCCAACCCGGACCTGGTCAGCAAGCTATGCAACAGCAGCGTCCAAATGCTCCTACGACTTCTCAATTTCCGCAAGGAATGGCCCAAAGACCTGGTGCGCCCCAGCAACCACGTCCTGCAGCTCCTCAAACGCAGCAACCACGTCCTGCAGCTCCTCAAACGCAACAACCACGTCCTGCTGCTCCGCAGGCAGCTCAACCTCGTTCGATCACGCCCCAAACCCATCGCCTAGTAGCTCAGGGTGCAGCACTTCGCCCCCCTCCACGCAGTGTTGCAGGTGGTGAAGGAACTTTAGGTCGGCCGATCAAGCTTTCTGCGAATCATTTTGCCGTCATTATGAAGAAACCAATTCTCTATCATTACGACGTTGAGGTTAAACCTCTTCCTCCGAAAACGCTTTTCAA AAAAGTCATCGTGCAGTTCCTAGAGAGCGAAGCACGTTTCAAAGACATTTTTCCggtttttgatttgaaaaagaacatttaCACAGCTCGTCGAATTCCGGGCTTGGATTCAAAG GTTGACATCAAGTTCGAATTTCAAGAATTGGATCGTGAAACTCCTAGGTTGAACGAATTCATCATCAGCTTGCAACCAACTGGAGAGGTGGAAATTGATGTGGGGGCCCTTGCGAGTTACTGTCAAGGTGGTTCTGGTTCGTCCGTGGACATACCCCTTCGTCCTATTCAAGCATTGGATATCGCATTAAAATATGGCGCCGCTCAACG TCCTACAAAGGTGATGCTCGGAAGTTGCTTGCTTTCGAAGCCTGTTGGAAGAAGCGAGGATCTCGGAGGAGGAGTTGAGGTCTGGTTTGGACATTTCCAGTCCTTGCGTCTTGGTTGGAAACCGTTTCTTAATGTTGACGCAACCCAACGTGCCTTTTTGAAATCCGGCCTAGTTCACGTAATAATGGCAGACATGTTCAGAGCTAGACCCGGTGATAGGTTGGATGATCGTGACTATGGTgattttcacaagaaaattGCCACGTTGAAG GTTTCCTATAACCGCGGGAAATACATAGCCACGGTTGGATGTAATGGTATTAAAGGAGCTGCCAACACTGAGAAATTTGAATGCGATGGCAAGACTATCACGGTTCAAGAATACTTTGAAACGAAACTTAATATGAAGTTGAAGTATCCCCACCTTCCCTGTGTCTGGGTAGGAAGTcgcgagaaaaagaatttggtaCCAATGGAG TTGTGCTCGATTGCCGAAGGTCAAGAGTATCGTCGCAAGTTGACTGACTTTCAAACTTCTGCTATGATCAAAGTTGCTGCCACACCCGCTGATGTTCGCAAGAGAAAGATTCTCGATTCCGTCAATGGAATGCAATTTGCTCAGGATCAATATGCTCAACATTTTGGCATTTCGGTAGATACACAGATGGCCAAAATTCAAG GGCGAGTACTGCCTACGCCTAAGCTTGTATACGGTGACAGAGAGTGTTCGTCAATCATTCCTAAGGACGGAGTTTGGAACATGAGGAACATGAAGTTTATCGAAGCTAAGGCGATGAATTCATTTGGTTTAATCAATATCACTAGATGCGGTGAtcgtgaaattaattttttcattgaagCATTGACAAAAGCTGGTCGAGAAATGG GCATGTCTATGGGCCAGCTACTTTTCAACAGGCCTTGCGGGGCTCGTGACTTggaaagcaatatgaaaatgGCTAAGCAGAAGTTTCCACAACTTCAGATAATTTTTGTCATCATCAACCGCAAAGGCGATCCCGCTTACG AAATTGTTAAGCGTGTTGGGGATTTAGATCTTAAGATCACCACGCAATGCATACAGCAAAAGAACGTGGTTGGAAGAAACGGACCAGATCCGTCAACCATGGCCAATATTTGCTTGAAGCTCAACGCTAAACTAGGAGGAAtcaacaatttgatttcacgCGATTTTCG CCCTAAGATGTTATTGAACGAACAAGTCATCATCATGGGAGCTGATGTGACGCATCCTGGTGCAGATCAACAAGATTCTGGTAAACCTTCTATCGCAGCCGTCGTAGGAAGTGTTGATCCCCGCGCCTCGCAATACTGCTGCGAGATcagaattcaaaaatcaaagcaGGAGTACATTGAAGACATGGAGAATATGGTTTACAATTTGCTGCGGAAATTTAACAGGGCGGCTGGAGCAACTTCAACTGGCAAGCCACAACGGATCATTTTTTACCGTGATGGTGTGAGCGAAGGCCAATTCGCTAAA GTTCTTGAATGGGAGCTTAGCGCCATTCGCAAGGCTTGCATGAAACTGGAAGTTGGCTACAATCCACCTGTAACTTTCATCGTTGTCCAGAAGCGCCACCATACTCGTCTTTTTCCGGAAGATCAGAGGGATGAG TGTGGCCGTGGAAAGAACGTCCCACCTGGAACAATTGTCGATAACACGATCGTGCATCCCGTTGAGCAAGACTTTTTCCTCGTTTCACACCAAGGAATTCAG GGTACTAGTCGGCCGACGCATTATCACGTTCTCTGGGATGATAGCAAGTTTCAGGCTAACGACATTCAGATGCTGACATATTACATGTGCTATCTATTTACCCGATGCACTCGCTCTGTATCGTATCCAGCCCCATGCTATTATTCGCATCTTGTTGCTTTCCGTGGACGCCAGTACTATGACAA tttgacTGGAAATCGTCAAGCTGTGTCTTCAACTGCTCTGCAGACTCATATCGATTCAACCCGTGATTTGAGCTTCATGTTTTTCGTTTAG